One Simonsiella muelleri ATCC 29453 DNA window includes the following coding sequences:
- a CDS encoding host-nuclease inhibitor Gam family protein, protein MSKKIKTQAIMSAQSRAEVVDNIAQMGALQREILRLNAELNDQITPLKQACDEKVAKLQAQINVLSESCHIWCEANRAELTDNHRVKFADLSTGVVKWRIKNPSVSISQKNGAEVIDRLLQNPNYKRFVREKLEVNRELILQYPEMFEDNQILGIKIKRGEEDFVIERILMKWEQKHDNGNHSINSTGIWHWCESRRY, encoded by the coding sequence ATGAGTAAAAAAATCAAAACCCAAGCCATTATGTCCGCGCAATCTCGCGCCGAAGTGGTGGACAACATCGCCCAAATGGGCGCATTGCAACGCGAAATTTTGCGCCTGAACGCCGAATTGAACGACCAAATCACACCACTCAAACAAGCGTGTGATGAAAAAGTCGCCAAATTACAAGCGCAAATCAATGTGTTATCCGAAAGTTGCCACATTTGGTGTGAAGCCAACCGCGCCGAATTGACCGACAACCATCGCGTGAAATTCGCGGATTTGTCCACAGGTGTGGTGAAGTGGCGCATCAAAAATCCGAGCGTCAGTATTTCGCAAAAAAATGGTGCGGAAGTGATTGACCGTCTGTTGCAAAACCCAAATTACAAACGCTTTGTGCGTGAAAAACTGGAAGTTAATCGTGAATTGATTTTGCAATATCCTGAAATGTTTGAAGATAATCAGATTTTAGGCATCAAAATCAAACGCGGCGAAGAGGATTTTGTGATTGAACGAATTTTGATGAAGTGGGAGCAAAAGCATGACAACGGTAACCATTCAATTAATTCAACTGGAATATGGCATTGGTGTGAGAGTAGAAGGTATTGA
- the terL gene encoding phage terminase large subunit — translation MAKFSEKISLTELKKRMAQVREEALQRIELHEIELSNDPAEIAKRRAIVLKGDETAFRFFCKTYLPHHFPDGTESLFHAWAYKTLPEMTAEPEAISQSVAAPRGEAKTTQVVQANSLFNEVRNVKHNTVIVSDTEEQSDEIIETIKTELTDNPMLRLDFPEICGQGARWRIGEILTRQGNKFKAYGSGQKIRGAKKKNKRPDAVYLDDLENEDHAENPRLRDKLEKWIARVIQPLGEAGSKIDIIYVGTILCKDSVLARIMKNPFWRSVLFSAIVKYPERMDLWEEWENIYRNTPKINQQNEKAAHAFYLKNEAEMLRGSKVSWVKRPLLTLMKIRARDGLAAFQCEYQNEPSDPESEIFSGCIDQSYYRTLPHDVVFYGAVDPSLGKKGKGKDPSAILVGGYQKSTGILYVVEAKIKKRVPSLIIQDVIKLQKEYNCQLWAVETVQFQEFFKDELVKESAKQSAHVPAKGVKPNTEKELRIESLQPHFENGFIKLLPEQRELIAQLRHFPNHDHDDGADALEMLWKLATSNSAGSSIEPISMYDNCPY, via the coding sequence GTGGCTAAATTCAGCGAAAAAATCAGTTTAACCGAACTGAAAAAACGAATGGCGCAGGTGCGCGAAGAAGCCCTACAACGCATTGAATTGCATGAAATTGAGCTGTCCAACGACCCAGCCGAAATCGCCAAACGCCGTGCCATTGTCTTGAAAGGCGATGAAACGGCGTTTCGTTTTTTCTGCAAAACGTATTTGCCGCACCATTTTCCCGATGGCACGGAATCGCTGTTTCATGCGTGGGCGTACAAAACGCTGCCTGAAATGACCGCAGAGCCTGAAGCCATTTCACAATCGGTTGCTGCACCGCGTGGCGAAGCCAAAACCACGCAGGTGGTTCAGGCGAACAGTTTGTTCAATGAAGTTCGCAATGTGAAACACAATACAGTTATTGTGTCGGACACGGAAGAGCAATCCGATGAAATCATTGAAACAATTAAAACCGAATTGACCGATAATCCCATGTTGCGCTTGGATTTTCCCGAAATATGTGGACAAGGTGCGCGTTGGCGCATTGGCGAAATTTTGACCCGACAAGGCAATAAATTCAAAGCCTATGGTTCGGGTCAGAAAATTCGTGGTGCGAAAAAGAAAAATAAACGCCCCGATGCGGTTTATTTGGACGATTTGGAAAATGAAGACCATGCCGAAAATCCGCGTTTGCGCGACAAATTAGAAAAATGGATTGCGCGTGTGATTCAGCCACTTGGCGAAGCGGGCAGCAAAATTGACATCATTTATGTTGGTACAATTTTATGTAAAGACAGCGTGTTAGCGCGGATTATGAAAAATCCGTTTTGGCGCAGCGTGCTGTTTAGCGCGATTGTGAAATACCCCGAGCGCATGGATTTGTGGGAAGAATGGGAAAACATCTATCGCAACACCCCTAAAATCAATCAACAAAACGAAAAAGCCGCCCATGCTTTTTATCTGAAAAACGAAGCGGAAATGTTGCGTGGTAGCAAAGTGAGTTGGGTTAAACGCCCATTACTGACTTTAATGAAAATCCGTGCGCGAGATGGCTTGGCGGCGTTTCAATGCGAGTATCAAAACGAACCGAGCGACCCTGAAAGCGAAATCTTTTCAGGCTGCATTGACCAAAGTTACTACCGCACTTTGCCACATGATGTGGTGTTTTATGGCGCGGTAGACCCATCATTGGGCAAAAAAGGCAAAGGCAAAGACCCGAGCGCAATTTTGGTTGGTGGCTATCAAAAAAGCACGGGCATTTTGTATGTGGTTGAAGCCAAAATTAAAAAGCGTGTTCCCAGTTTGATTATTCAAGATGTGATTAAATTACAAAAAGAATACAACTGCCAGCTTTGGGCGGTGGAAACCGTGCAATTTCAAGAGTTTTTCAAAGATGAATTGGTCAAAGAATCTGCGAAACAAAGCGCACACGTCCCAGCCAAAGGCGTGAAACCGAATACGGAAAAAGAATTGCGCATTGAGAGTTTGCAACCGCATTTTGAAAACGGTTTCATTAAATTATTGCCTGAACAGCGCGAATTGATTGCCCAGTTACGCCATTTCCCCAATCACGACCACGATGACGGTGCAGACGCGCTGGAAATGTTGTGGAAACTGGCGACCAGCAACAGCGCAGGCAGCAGCATTGAGCCAATCTCCATGTATGACAATTGTCCCTATTGA
- a CDS encoding AAA family ATPase produces MKFAEITNLTLVKVAMERLTNRLDDLPALGVLYGPSGYGKTTATIAVANSTQSYYVQIRSAWSKKTLLEKICFEMGLPIAKNAAACLDAICEQMAASQRPLILDEADYLLNKNGMVELVRDIYEGSQAPIMLVGEEQLPNKLKKFERFHGRVLSWIPAQPVSQADAEILASVYAPNLRIEADLLKQIVDMANGSVRRVTVNLVNLVQAADLNGYDYANLASVSKMQGFEFYQGEVPKRGAKP; encoded by the coding sequence ATGAAATTTGCAGAAATTACAAATTTGACTTTGGTTAAAGTCGCAATGGAACGTTTGACGAATCGTTTGGACGATTTGCCCGCTTTGGGCGTGTTGTATGGACCCAGTGGCTACGGCAAAACGACTGCCACGATTGCGGTCGCAAACAGTACGCAATCCTATTATGTGCAAATTCGCAGCGCGTGGAGCAAGAAAACGCTGCTGGAAAAGATTTGTTTTGAAATGGGTTTGCCAATTGCGAAAAACGCAGCAGCGTGTTTGGACGCGATTTGTGAGCAAATGGCAGCCAGCCAACGCCCTTTGATTTTGGACGAAGCTGATTATTTGTTGAACAAAAACGGCATGGTTGAGTTAGTCCGCGATATTTATGAAGGCAGCCAAGCACCGATTATGTTGGTAGGCGAAGAGCAGTTGCCGAATAAATTGAAGAAGTTTGAACGGTTTCACGGTCGCGTGTTGTCGTGGATTCCAGCGCAGCCAGTTAGCCAAGCGGACGCGGAAATTTTGGCGAGCGTGTACGCGCCGAATTTGCGGATTGAAGCAGATTTGTTGAAACAAATTGTGGACATGGCGAACGGCTCGGTGAGGCGCGTTACCGTGAATTTGGTTAATTTGGTGCAAGCGGCTGATTTGAATGGTTATGATTATGCGAATTTAGCCAGCGTGAGCAAAATGCAAGGCTTTGAGTTTTATCAAGGCGAAGTACCAAAACGTGGAGCGAAACCATGA
- a CDS encoding DUF1804 family protein, protein MAHPKEKRDLVRRKYVFENQPLELAATFSGVPLATARTWKYAAKEQGDDWDKARSAHLFAGGGIETVGQTMLAGFLVQYQSTFEDLEKAENIAPIEKSKALASLTDSYLKVINATKKMLPETQAAAVAVLVVEALLNHISEVYPDKLQDFALILQTFGTVIERKFGG, encoded by the coding sequence ATGGCGCACCCAAAAGAAAAACGCGATTTGGTTCGCCGTAAGTATGTCTTTGAAAATCAACCATTAGAATTGGCAGCGACTTTTTCAGGCGTGCCATTGGCGACCGCTCGGACATGGAAATACGCCGCCAAAGAACAAGGCGATGATTGGGATAAAGCGCGTTCTGCTCATTTGTTTGCAGGTGGCGGCATTGAAACAGTTGGGCAAACCATGCTGGCTGGTTTTTTGGTGCAATATCAATCTACTTTTGAAGATTTGGAAAAAGCAGAAAACATTGCCCCAATTGAAAAATCCAAAGCATTAGCCAGTTTGACCGATTCATACCTCAAAGTCATCAATGCAACCAAAAAAATGCTACCCGAAACGCAGGCTGCTGCTGTGGCTGTGCTGGTCGTGGAAGCATTATTGAATCACATCAGCGAAGTTTATCCCGATAAATTACAAGATTTTGCCTTGATTTTACAAACTTTTGGGACTGTCATTGAAAGGAAATTCGGTGGCTAA
- a CDS encoding phage portal protein family protein yields MAKKDKKHKQPIQAIQMEQLVQDTAYALNAFSSSGTDELLNLLGLSRQQVYSAVMSDDEVDSCREDIVSALLSSNWRLFGAETDDTQMDKLYQCVRRNLPSIAEQVVVAKLCGYAVARLVYAQDEDGFISLKQVISRHDELDKYTPKFGKLIYNGQNGEEETETTYTHLFLNNKATSKNPAGEMAMVRIYPAVMLRKEGWRYAYQFAQRYAQPMLITKTDGDKNEAARKTHTVKNGGAAAIGIEEEMKLLQNTADGAFFRQLEQMANARIQKSILGRVKTSELQTGSRSAQQVESESEKNRIGAYLLLLADAVQKVVDALMDLNAVYHQPIKVKGALWFEYETEIKPDTNRAERDKKYLESGNLELTEQYYTDILGFEPEHFKIKQNQDSVKADTTLSLNLSGNQNDFKQPESQLSADQQIMQPKIHAILSALASSENFNEFNEKLNNLDLSVGDQILIDKLVWQNSQAWLDGAGSLKGSQ; encoded by the coding sequence ATGGCTAAAAAAGACAAAAAACACAAACAGCCCATTCAAGCGATTCAGATGGAGCAGCTTGTTCAAGACACCGCTTACGCGCTCAATGCCTTTTCAAGCAGTGGTACAGATGAGTTATTGAATTTATTGGGTTTGTCGCGCCAACAGGTTTATTCAGCTGTGATGTCGGACGATGAAGTGGATTCGTGTCGTGAAGACATTGTTTCTGCTTTGCTTTCAAGCAACTGGCGTTTGTTTGGTGCAGAAACCGATGACACACAAATGGACAAACTTTATCAGTGCGTGCGGCGCAATTTGCCTAGCATTGCCGAGCAGGTGGTGGTGGCGAAATTGTGCGGTTATGCGGTGGCGCGTTTGGTTTATGCGCAAGATGAGGACGGTTTTATCTCATTAAAACAAGTGATTAGCCGTCATGATGAATTGGACAAATACACACCCAAATTCGGCAAACTCATCTACAACGGTCAAAACGGCGAAGAAGAAACCGAAACTACTTATACTCATTTGTTTTTAAACAATAAAGCCACGTCCAAAAATCCAGCTGGCGAAATGGCTATGGTGCGGATTTACCCAGCCGTGATGTTACGCAAAGAAGGCTGGCGTTACGCTTACCAATTTGCACAACGCTACGCCCAGCCCATGCTCATCACCAAAACCGATGGCGACAAAAACGAAGCCGCGCGTAAAACCCACACCGTCAAAAATGGTGGTGCAGCAGCCATTGGCATTGAAGAAGAGATGAAGTTGCTGCAAAACACGGCGGACGGCGCGTTTTTCAGGCAGCTGGAACAAATGGCAAATGCGCGGATTCAGAAATCCATTTTGGGACGCGTCAAAACCAGCGAGCTGCAAACAGGCAGTCGCTCCGCGCAACAGGTGGAAAGCGAAAGTGAGAAAAATCGCATTGGTGCGTATTTGCTGTTGTTGGCGGACGCTGTACAAAAGGTTGTTGATGCGTTGATGGATTTGAATGCCGTTTATCATCAACCGATTAAAGTGAAAGGCGCATTGTGGTTTGAATACGAAACCGAAATCAAACCCGACACCAACCGCGCCGAGCGTGATAAAAAATACTTGGAAAGTGGCAATTTGGAATTGACCGAGCAGTATTACACGGATATTTTAGGCTTTGAACCCGAGCATTTTAAAATCAAGCAAAATCAAGATAGTGTAAAAGCTGATACAACTTTATCGTTGAATTTGTCGGGTAATCAAAATGATTTCAAGCAGCCTGAAAGCCAATTATCCGCCGACCAACAAATTATGCAACCGAAAATCCACGCGATTTTATCCGCGCTTGCCAGTTCAGAAAATTTCAATGAATTCAATGAGAAATTAAATAATTTGGATTTGTCGGTAGGCGACCAAATCTTGATTGACAAATTGGTTTGGCAAAATTCACAAGCATGGTTGGACGGCGCAGGCAGCCTGAAAGGTTCGCAATGA
- a CDS encoding helix-turn-helix transcriptional regulator, with amino-acid sequence MTYPEIGYTPANLRHWIEQHGLTQAQTAEYLGVQTRTVRMWLTETDKTSHRDMPLEKWRLLQQYQKSEV; translated from the coding sequence ATGACTTACCCCGAAATTGGGTACACGCCTGCCAATTTGCGGCATTGGATTGAGCAGCACGGCTTAACACAAGCGCAAACGGCTGAATATTTAGGTGTGCAAACGCGAACGGTACGAATGTGGCTAACAGAAACAGATAAAACCAGCCACCGCGATATGCCGTTGGAAAAATGGAGATTATTGCAACAATATCAAAAATCTGAAGTGTGA
- a CDS encoding Mu transposase C-terminal domain-containing protein: protein MELKSHYALTELLAMGLHNVPSTIQGWHYKATKENWQFCEVACQGGKGGKRREYAPPPEIMQQIRELYKAHVMAHVPIPLPKLSETTPHKEALSGSTQKQRQQADAREAVLEAIDDLVAKHKSQNQPISREEAIITAITLAKSGEYEVLAKTMLMACDKRGGGGKLPDKRTIYRWFAKRETAESLMPKVPQKNMVAPTWFDVFYRFYNLPSQPSVALAFKMFEAQWRLQGGEMPSIHQARRLLSKMGVVKRERGRKGAKELKNILPHKVRDFWHLEPAEVYSADGHQVDWEVLNPLSGLPFRPEITTVMDVGTRKIVGWSVGFAESRFTVLEALSHSSLTAIPAIWYVDWGKGFENIMMTDETVGLMNRLGITMKHSIAYNAQAKGAIERSHQLFTHAAKMFATYIGKDMDGEAKRQMFLQTRKEIKLQGHIINSPVPTWDEFKGFIEQLIADYNAKPHRSLPKDGSLKRHLSPNEFWEMKLAEMSEPPIKVAEDEVAYLFRPQIVRTVERGKVKLFNNVYFSHDLTEFHGLEVIVGYDVQDAEFVWIFDDNQRFICKAEWHGNSTDYFPKSVREQAKDKRDETRLKRIEAQKDKVLAERKPVLLEHQSSVNLGGLVVDLAQAKRETEAVLLPRAEIKPEPKTVEVLDAEGWHLPNTEAGRWAEWSRLAALSEADLLREPERAQRWLVSYTRTPEFKVMNKQVA from the coding sequence ATGGAATTGAAATCACATTATGCTTTAACAGAGCTTTTGGCAATGGGGCTACACAATGTGCCTTCAACCATACAAGGCTGGCATTACAAGGCAACCAAAGAAAACTGGCAATTTTGCGAAGTAGCGTGTCAAGGCGGCAAAGGCGGTAAACGCCGTGAATATGCCCCACCGCCTGAAATCATGCAGCAAATTCGTGAGTTGTATAAAGCGCACGTTATGGCTCATGTCCCCATTCCCCTGCCTAAATTGTCTGAAACAACACCGCACAAGGAAGCACTTTCAGGCAGCACCCAAAAACAACGGCAACAAGCTGATGCGCGTGAAGCGGTGTTGGAAGCGATTGATGATTTGGTGGCAAAACACAAAAGTCAAAATCAGCCCATTAGCCGTGAAGAAGCCATTATTACTGCAATTACTTTGGCAAAAAGCGGTGAATATGAAGTGTTGGCAAAAACCATGCTGATGGCGTGTGATAAGCGCGGCGGTGGTGGCAAATTACCTGATAAACGCACGATTTATCGCTGGTTTGCCAAACGCGAAACGGCAGAAAGTTTAATGCCCAAAGTACCACAGAAAAACATGGTTGCCCCTACTTGGTTTGATGTGTTTTACCGTTTTTACAACTTGCCCAGCCAGCCCAGTGTGGCTTTGGCGTTCAAAATGTTTGAAGCACAATGGCGTCTGCAAGGTGGTGAGATGCCCAGTATTCATCAAGCCAGACGCTTGTTAAGCAAAATGGGCGTGGTGAAACGTGAGCGTGGCAGAAAAGGCGCAAAAGAGTTGAAAAACATTCTGCCCCATAAAGTGCGTGATTTTTGGCATCTTGAACCTGCCGAAGTTTATTCGGCAGACGGTCATCAGGTGGATTGGGAAGTGTTGAATCCATTGAGTGGTTTGCCATTTCGCCCTGAAATCACAACGGTTATGGACGTGGGAACACGCAAAATTGTGGGTTGGAGCGTGGGGTTTGCGGAAAGTCGGTTTACGGTGTTGGAAGCATTGAGCCATTCCAGTTTAACTGCCATACCTGCGATTTGGTATGTGGACTGGGGCAAGGGATTTGAAAACATCATGATGACTGATGAAACGGTGGGTTTGATGAACCGATTGGGCATTACGATGAAACATTCCATTGCCTACAACGCACAAGCCAAAGGTGCTATTGAACGGTCGCACCAGTTGTTTACCCATGCGGCAAAGATGTTTGCCACTTACATTGGCAAAGACATGGACGGCGAAGCCAAACGGCAAATGTTCTTGCAAACGCGCAAGGAAATCAAGTTGCAGGGGCATATCATCAATTCGCCTGTACCGACTTGGGACGAGTTCAAAGGTTTTATTGAACAACTGATTGCTGATTATAACGCTAAACCGCACCGCAGTTTGCCCAAAGACGGCAGCCTGAAACGGCATTTGTCGCCCAATGAATTTTGGGAAATGAAATTGGCGGAAATGTCCGAGCCACCAATTAAAGTGGCAGAAGATGAAGTGGCTTATTTGTTTAGACCACAAATTGTTCGCACTGTGGAACGTGGCAAAGTGAAATTGTTTAACAATGTTTATTTTAGCCATGATTTAACTGAGTTTCACGGTTTGGAAGTGATTGTGGGCTATGATGTGCAAGACGCTGAATTTGTGTGGATATTTGATGACAATCAACGCTTTATCTGTAAAGCTGAATGGCATGGCAACAGCACCGATTATTTCCCCAAATCGGTACGCGAACAAGCCAAAGATAAACGCGATGAAACACGTCTCAAACGCATTGAAGCACAAAAAGATAAGGTTTTAGCGGAGCGGAAACCTGTGCTTTTGGAACATCAAAGCAGCGTGAATTTGGGTGGTTTGGTGGTGGATTTGGCGCAAGCCAAGCGTGAGACAGAAGCGGTTTTGTTGCCACGCGCTGAAATCAAGCCCGAGCCGAAAACGGTGGAAGTACTGGACGCGGAAGGCTGGCATTTACCGAATACGGAAGCTGGACGATGGGCAGAGTGGTCGCGCTTGGCGGCTTTGTCGGAAGCGGATTTGTTGCGCGAACCTGAACGGGCGCAACGCTGGTTGGTAAGCTATACGCGCACGCCTGAATTTAAAGTCATGAATAAACAAGTGGCTTGA
- a CDS encoding HU family DNA-binding protein, protein MNKAELIKTIATESGLTQTQANDALNALCKVVIDELSIGGEVNIVGFGRFYVAERAERMGRNPKTSKPVMIPATCVAKFKAGKTLKDAVA, encoded by the coding sequence ATGAATAAAGCTGAATTAATCAAAACCATCGCTACTGAAAGCGGCTTAACCCAAACGCAAGCCAATGATGCGTTAAACGCATTGTGCAAAGTCGTAATTGATGAATTGTCTATTGGTGGCGAAGTGAATATTGTCGGTTTCGGTCGCTTTTATGTGGCTGAACGTGCTGAACGTATGGGGCGCAATCCGAAAACGAGCAAACCTGTCATGATTCCTGCCACTTGCGTGGCGAAATTCAAAGCAGGCAAAACGTTAAAAGACGCAGTTGCTTAA
- a CDS encoding phage minor head protein, with amino-acid sequence MAKFTSMVGRRRQPERFAMTKPLIHFSSLLDRAAFEHLQNKTLLPSFSHYDVWLYEHSVGFTVAKMMDMDLLAETKSAVVSALENGTDFRDFKNRLKPYLMAKGWWGEQVMLDPVDGVAKTVQLGSTRRLRVIFQTNLATAYAAGQWARIQEDKQMFPYLKYIASTAEHKRQSHMTYYGKIWAADDPIWQSIFPPNGYGCQCTVRQLTKKQALRERNEDINRQPERFTEQQKINAQNGVLDDGTDDIQWVDFTNPRTGQTVKIPFDVTPTFAHNHAARLADVQTLAEQRHGKGFIRELADTLITYLKRRRQPLELTEGGVFASSANLINEGRLLYETHIAVMNEAIRQGKPHEGIIEIMRREGVELGGEVRVKGHDEAILQEFIEVIKTYPKSWVEKSNEVGAIVLETDNLRAFHVKPILKSQRDFDWFKNTSSLDYQSFKRAFKENMVQDGDSLILANVAPKISRKYRLITHLHEFGHRLQEVMPELETYFDRLFKERTTKDKIQKLNEMIGKDWYDDDERGLRDDFPNEYYGKMYNKSRKDPQALEMLTMTFQALLGGNIKDFKEIERKPDFLYFGLALLVRFKP; translated from the coding sequence TTGGCAAAATTCACAAGCATGGTTGGACGGCGCAGGCAGCCTGAAAGGTTCGCAATGACTAAACCATTGATTCACTTTAGTAGTTTGCTAGACCGTGCGGCATTTGAACATCTGCAAAACAAAACGTTGTTGCCCAGTTTCAGCCACTACGATGTGTGGTTGTATGAGCATTCGGTGGGTTTTACGGTTGCCAAGATGATGGACATGGATTTGTTGGCAGAAACCAAGTCAGCAGTGGTATCGGCATTGGAAAACGGCACGGATTTTAGAGATTTCAAAAACCGTTTGAAGCCGTATTTGATGGCAAAAGGCTGGTGGGGCGAGCAAGTGATGCTTGACCCTGTGGACGGTGTCGCCAAAACGGTGCAGCTGGGCAGTACGCGGCGTTTGCGCGTGATTTTTCAGACCAATTTAGCAACGGCTTACGCAGCAGGGCAATGGGCGCGGATTCAGGAAGACAAACAGATGTTCCCATACCTAAAATACATTGCCAGCACCGCCGAGCATAAACGCCAGTCCCACATGACTTACTACGGCAAAATTTGGGCAGCAGACGACCCGATTTGGCAGAGCATTTTTCCGCCCAATGGCTACGGTTGTCAATGCACGGTGCGCCAATTAACCAAAAAGCAAGCCCTACGCGAACGCAATGAAGACATCAACAGGCAGCCTGAACGTTTTACCGAACAGCAAAAAATCAATGCCCAAAACGGTGTGCTTGATGATGGCACGGACGATATTCAGTGGGTGGATTTTACCAATCCGCGCACAGGTCAAACCGTCAAAATTCCGTTTGATGTTACGCCGACTTTTGCACACAATCATGCTGCACGTTTGGCAGATGTGCAAACACTCGCCGAGCAAAGGCATGGCAAGGGTTTTATCCGTGAATTGGCTGATACTTTAATTACTTATTTAAAAAGAAGAAGACAGCCCCTTGAATTAACTGAAGGTGGTGTGTTTGCCAGCAGTGCCAATTTGATTAATGAGGGCAGATTGCTTTACGAAACCCATATTGCTGTCATGAATGAGGCAATTAGGCAGGGTAAACCGCACGAGGGTATTATAGAAATCATGCGGCGTGAAGGTGTGGAGCTGGGTGGCGAAGTGCGTGTTAAAGGGCACGATGAAGCCATTTTGCAAGAATTTATTGAAGTGATAAAAACCTATCCAAAATCGTGGGTGGAAAAATCCAATGAAGTGGGTGCAATTGTGTTGGAAACAGATAATTTACGGGCTTTTCATGTCAAACCAATATTGAAATCTCAACGCGATTTTGATTGGTTTAAAAATACTAGTTCTCTTGATTATCAATCATTTAAACGCGCTTTTAAAGAAAATATGGTGCAAGATGGGGATAGTTTGATTTTAGCGAATGTTGCCCCAAAAATATCGCGTAAATACCGCCTGATTACACATTTACACGAATTTGGGCATCGTTTACAAGAAGTGATGCCCGAATTGGAAACCTATTTTGACCGATTATTTAAAGAGCGGACGACCAAAGACAAAATTCAAAAACTCAATGAAATGATTGGAAAAGATTGGTATGATGATGATGAAAGAGGTTTGCGCGATGATTTTCCCAATGAATATTATGGTAAAATGTACAACAAAAGTCGCAAAGACCCACAAGCATTGGAAATGCTGACCATGACTTTTCAGGCGTTATTGGGTGGTAATATCAAAGATTTTAAGGAAATTGAGCGTAAACCCGATTTTTTGTATTTTGGTTTAGCTTTATTGGTGAGATTTAAACCATGA
- a CDS encoding Mor transcription activator family protein, whose amino-acid sequence MQLNQDDFVDLKHLLPPSFAGLVEVIGLAMAFELVEKFGGTTFPIGKNKTNQGKVLHHLLAEIIGEDNADKIEIALNGQRELYVPKCQAALLTCRNREIRRQFDELTTRPNYPMTGVCAVNNLAREYHLSARQIWNIVNSGETMQQSLFS is encoded by the coding sequence ATGCAATTAAATCAAGATGATTTTGTTGATTTGAAGCACCTGCTGCCGCCAAGTTTTGCTGGCTTAGTTGAGGTGATTGGTTTGGCTATGGCGTTTGAATTGGTGGAAAAATTCGGCGGAACAACGTTCCCAATTGGCAAAAACAAAACCAATCAAGGCAAAGTGTTACATCATCTTTTGGCGGAAATCATCGGCGAAGACAATGCCGATAAAATTGAAATTGCATTAAATGGGCAGCGCGAACTTTATGTCCCCAAGTGCCAAGCTGCGCTGTTAACGTGCAGAAATCGTGAAATTCGCCGACAATTTGATGAGTTAACCACACGCCCGAATTATCCAATGACAGGCGTTTGCGCTGTTAATAATTTGGCGCGTGAATACCATTTGAGTGCGCGCCAAATATGGAATATTGTCAATAGTGGCGAAACCATGCAGCAGAGCTTATTTTCGTAG
- a CDS encoding phage protein GemA/Gp16 family protein — MARMTYEQRRQGLIAKIHVAKTQLALDDDNYRAILQRVTAKSSCAEMNLQELQRVMAEMERLGF, encoded by the coding sequence ATGGCAAGAATGACTTACGAACAAAGGCGACAAGGCTTAATCGCCAAAATCCACGTTGCCAAAACACAGCTTGCGCTGGACGATGACAATTACCGTGCCATTTTGCAGCGCGTTACGGCAAAATCCAGTTGTGCAGAAATGAACTTGCAAGAATTGCAGCGCGTGATGGCGGAAATGGAGCGTTTGGGCTTTTAA
- a CDS encoding glycoside hydrolase family 19 protein encodes MNETQLAQQSIAQTLANSAFFAHIREKLFSGSLNQSQVDGLNLLVLSSVEQGLNLQQIAYVLATAYHETARTIKPLEEYGKGKNYDYGKWQINSNGVKYCFKDGSRSSVYTQDECPHLFYGRGFVQLTWRNNYAKAGAKVGADLVTQPDLATQPETAAKIIACGMAEGWFTGKRLADYITDSRCDYVAARRIVNGTDKADLIAGYARIFETALNAV; translated from the coding sequence ATGAATGAAACTCAACTCGCCCAACAGTCCATCGCGCAAACGCTGGCAAACAGCGCATTTTTCGCGCATATCCGTGAAAAATTGTTTTCAGGCAGCCTGAATCAAAGTCAGGTAGACGGCTTAAATTTACTGGTGCTTTCATCGGTGGAACAAGGCTTAAATTTGCAACAAATCGCGTATGTGTTGGCAACCGCTTACCACGAAACCGCCCGAACCATCAAGCCTTTGGAGGAATATGGCAAAGGCAAAAACTACGATTACGGCAAATGGCAAATCAACAGCAATGGCGTGAAATATTGTTTCAAAGATGGCTCGCGCAGTTCGGTTTACACGCAGGACGAGTGTCCGCATTTGTTTTATGGGCGCGGTTTTGTGCAGCTAACTTGGCGCAACAATTACGCCAAAGCAGGCGCAAAAGTGGGTGCAGATTTAGTCACGCAACCTGACCTAGCCACACAGCCCGAAACCGCCGCCAAAATCATTGCTTGTGGCATGGCAGAAGGTTGGTTCACAGGTAAACGGTTGGCAGATTACATTACTGATAGCCGTTGCGATTATGTCGCTGCTCGCCGCATCGTGAACGGTACCGACAAAGCAGATTTGATTGCTGGCTATGCACGGATTTTTGAAACCGCTTTAAACGCGGTTTAA